A window from Henckelia pumila isolate YLH828 unplaced genomic scaffold, ASM3356847v2 CTG_466, whole genome shotgun sequence encodes these proteins:
- the LOC140872448 gene encoding chaperone protein dnaJ 15-like, whose product MGGSKEEGPSAAAPVLRRDPYEVLCVSRDSSDQEIKTAYRKLALKYHPDKNASNPEASELFKEVAYSYSILSDPEKRRHYDTAGFEALEAEGMDMEIDLSNLGTVNTMFAALFSKLGVPIKTTISANVLEEALSGTVTVRPLPVGSSVSGKVEKQCAHFFSVTINDEQAEAGVVVRATSAAQSKFKLLYFEQDANGGYGLALQEDSEKAGKVTSAGMYFLHFQVYRMDSTVNALAMAKDPEAAFFKRLEGLQPCEVSQLNAGTHIFAVYGDNFFKPATYTIEALCTKTYEDTTHKLKDIEAQILRKRNELRLFETEYRKALARYQEVTDRYSREKQSVDELLKQRDSIHSSFTVTRSATSSGSGQFSNGSSSKHPGEDLKSESPGEEESSDSKSKKKWFNINMKGSEKK is encoded by the exons ATGGGAGGCTCGAAAGAGGAGGGGCCATCGGCGGCAGCGCCAGTGTTGCGGCGGGATCCGTATGAGGTGCTTTGTGTTTCTCGGGATTCTTCTGATCAGGAAATTAAGACCGCTTACAGAAAGCTTGCGCTCAA GTATCATCCGGACAAGAATGCCAGCAATCCTGAAGCTTCCGAGCTTTTCAAGGAGGTTGCATATTCTTACAGCATTTTATCGGATCCCGAAAAAAGGAGACACTATGATACTGCTGGGTTTGAG GCCCTTGAAGCCGAAGGAATGGATATGGAGATTGATTTGTCCAATCTTGGAACTGTCAATACGATGTTCGCAGCTTTATTCAG CAAGCTGGGTGTCCCCATCAAAACTACAATTTCCGCTAATGTTCTTGAAGAGGCTTTGAGCGGAACTGTCACAGTTAGACCTCTTCCTGTTGGAAGTTCTGTTAGTGGCAAG GTAGAAAAACAGTGTGCTCACTTCTTTAGTGTGACTATTAATGACGAACAAGCAGAAGCAGGTGTTGTTGTTAGAGCTACTTCTGCTGCGCAAAGCAAGTTCAAG CTCTTGTACTTTGAGCAAGATGCAAATGGAGGGTATGGGTTGGCCTTGCAG GAAGATAGTGAGAAAGCAGGCAAGGTTACCTCTGCTGGAATGTACTTCTTGCACTTTCAAGTGTACAGAATGGATTCAACTGTGAATGCG TTGGCAATGGCCAAGGATCCTGAAGCTGCTTTCTTTAAGAGACTGGAAGGACTTCAACCTTGTGAGGTCTCACAACTAAATGCTGGCACACACATATTTGCTGTTTATG GAGATAACTTTTTTAAACCTGCTACCTACACAATTGAGGCTCTTTGTACAAAGACGTACGAGGATACAACCCATAAATTAAAGGATATTGAAGCTCAGATTTTGAGGAAGAGAAATGAACTACGCCTATTTGAGACAGAGTATAGAAAG GCATTGGCTCGATACCAAGAAGTAACGGATAGATATAGTCGAGAAAAGCAGTCT GTTGACGAGTTGCTAAAACAGCGAGATAGCATCCACTCTTCTTTTACAGTGACAAGGTCTGCTACTTCGAGTGGGAGCGGACAATTCAGCAACGGAAGTAGCAGCAAACACCCCGGAGAAGATTTAAAATCTGAGAGTCCGGGTGAAGAAGAAAGTTCAGATTCGAAGTCGAAAAAGAAATGGTTCAATATTAACATGAAAGGGTCCGAAAAGAAATGA